A window from Hymenobacter volaticus encodes these proteins:
- a CDS encoding histidine phosphatase family protein: MSRLAFLHLLLWPLLALTTQCSTSRSGTGAQPTTIYIVRHAEKDLTPNLPDPLLTPEGQQRALALRDSLVRRKSWAAIFSTATSRTRTTAEPLAQAVKLPVQDYDPKQLPALARRIRRSYPGQTVLIVGHSNTVLETAEAFGAPRPVPTIGDNEYDYLLEVKLPRDSTQAATAVARRYGVPSASR, encoded by the coding sequence ATGAGCCGTCTTGCCTTCTTACACCTGTTGCTGTGGCCTTTGCTTGCGCTTACCACGCAGTGCTCAACCAGCCGTTCCGGCACTGGCGCCCAACCAACCACTATCTATATAGTGCGCCACGCCGAGAAAGACCTGACGCCCAACCTGCCTGATCCGCTCTTAACGCCTGAAGGCCAGCAACGAGCCCTAGCCCTGCGCGACTCTTTAGTTCGGCGGAAATCTTGGGCGGCTATTTTCAGCACGGCTACCAGCCGCACTCGCACTACCGCCGAGCCATTGGCGCAAGCCGTTAAGCTTCCTGTGCAAGACTACGACCCCAAGCAGCTACCCGCATTGGCCCGTCGTATCCGCCGGAGCTATCCGGGCCAAACGGTACTTATTGTCGGCCATTCCAACACCGTCCTCGAAACAGCCGAAGCTTTTGGGGCGCCGCGCCCAGTGCCTACCATCGGCGACAACGAATATGATTACTTGTTGGAAGTGAAACTGCCGCGCGACTCCACGCAGGCTGCTACGGCGGTAGCGCGGCGCTACGGGGTGCCCAGTGCTAGTCGTTAA
- a CDS encoding DUF1028 domain-containing protein codes for MNRKPLLLLFLLVNLLPGLMPRAAAQVYRAADPLAHTFSIVARDPQTGDMAVAVQSHWFSVGTSVSWGEAGVGVVATQSFTNKSFGMRGLALLKSGKTAQQALDELLRTDEGRDVRQVAILDAQGRVATHTGSKCIDMAGQQQGSQFSVQANMMLNNTVPAAMAKAYEQNAKLPFAERVVAALEAAQVAGGDIRGRQSAAILIVRGKATDAPWTDRLLDLRVDDSVEPLKELARLLRLHRAYEHMNAGDLAVEKNDVPGAIREYQAAEKLFPDNLEMKYWHAISLANKQQVPAALKMLQPIFKQDPNWRTLTQRLPKVGLLTVSDAELKQILALQ; via the coding sequence ATGAATCGCAAACCGCTACTACTGCTTTTCCTTCTAGTCAACCTGTTGCCCGGCCTCATGCCCCGCGCCGCGGCCCAGGTGTACCGCGCTGCCGATCCGCTGGCTCATACCTTCTCCATTGTAGCCCGCGACCCGCAAACCGGCGACATGGCAGTGGCCGTGCAAAGTCATTGGTTTTCGGTGGGCACGTCGGTGAGTTGGGGCGAAGCCGGCGTGGGAGTGGTAGCCACCCAATCTTTCACCAACAAGTCGTTTGGCATGCGGGGCTTGGCCTTATTGAAGAGCGGCAAAACCGCGCAGCAGGCTCTCGATGAACTCCTGCGTACCGACGAAGGCCGCGACGTGCGCCAGGTGGCCATCCTCGACGCACAAGGCCGCGTGGCAACGCACACCGGCAGTAAGTGCATCGACATGGCCGGGCAGCAGCAGGGCAGTCAGTTTTCGGTGCAAGCCAACATGATGCTCAACAACACGGTGCCTGCAGCCATGGCCAAGGCCTACGAGCAGAACGCCAAACTGCCTTTTGCAGAGCGCGTAGTAGCCGCCCTGGAAGCCGCCCAAGTTGCTGGTGGCGACATTCGGGGCCGGCAATCTGCCGCCATCCTCATTGTGCGCGGCAAAGCCACCGATGCCCCCTGGACCGACCGTCTCCTTGATCTGCGGGTCGACGACAGCGTCGAGCCGCTCAAAGAACTAGCCCGCTTGCTGCGCTTGCACCGGGCCTATGAGCACATGAATGCCGGCGACCTAGCCGTGGAGAAAAACGATGTTCCCGGGGCCATTCGCGAATACCAAGCCGCCGAAAAGCTGTTCCCCGACAACTTGGAAATGAAGTACTGGCATGCCATCAGCCTCGCCAACAAGCAGCAAGTACCCGCGGCTCTCAAAATGCTCCAGCCCATTTTCAAGCAAGACCCCAACTGGCGCACTCTCACCCAGCGCTTGCCCAAAGTCGGGCTGCTGACCGTGAGCGACGCTGAATTGAAACAAATTTTGGCGTTACAGTAG
- a CDS encoding ABC transporter permease/substrate-binding protein encodes MNTLQELLAFWQLQAGKLGQQTVQHIGLTAASLLLGVAVGVPLGLLLTRRPKLAPWVLGAAGVLQTIPSIALLGFLIPAMGIGPAPAIFALFLYALLPIVRNTVTGIRGVDAGVVEAARGLGFTDSQLLRRVELPLALPVLLAGIRTAAVINVGVATLAAYVAAGGLGEFIFGGIALNNPVMILAGAIPAAALALVFDAALGGVQRLASRKRRSVGLGLLLVLPLLATLYLLPRATGRLQAGFSPEFVGRADGLPGLTRTYGLRRLPSVVLAPALVYEAARNANVDVIDGYSTDGRIKAYNLQVLHDDRRVFPPYYAAPVVRPELLSAHPELRAVISKLAGQLSDSVMTELNYHVDYLHEEPKTVALNFLRRRGLWRTPRPLPAGAATVKLGSKIFAEQYILAEMYAGLIRGYTDLDVQTKTGLGGTTICFEALRSGAIDMYPEYTGTGLLVLLQPTPAVVDSLGGDAGAVLRYVRAGFQRRYNLEWLAPLGFNNTYALLMRRKQATQLRIASISDLGAYLRQ; translated from the coding sequence ATGAACACGCTACAAGAACTGCTTGCCTTTTGGCAATTACAAGCCGGTAAACTAGGCCAGCAAACAGTGCAACACATCGGCCTAACAGCCGCATCGTTGCTGCTTGGCGTGGCCGTCGGGGTGCCGCTGGGTTTACTGCTTACGCGCCGGCCTAAGCTGGCGCCCTGGGTGCTGGGCGCGGCCGGTGTGCTCCAAACCATTCCGAGTATTGCCTTGCTCGGCTTCCTGATTCCGGCCATGGGCATCGGGCCGGCACCGGCCATTTTCGCGCTGTTCTTGTACGCGCTGCTGCCCATTGTGCGCAACACCGTGACTGGCATTCGGGGAGTTGATGCGGGCGTGGTGGAGGCGGCCCGCGGCTTAGGCTTTACCGATAGCCAACTGCTGCGGCGCGTGGAACTGCCACTGGCGTTGCCGGTACTACTGGCGGGCATTCGTACGGCGGCCGTTATCAACGTGGGCGTGGCTACTCTGGCTGCTTACGTGGCAGCGGGTGGCCTCGGCGAGTTCATCTTCGGGGGCATTGCCTTGAATAATCCGGTTATGATTCTGGCCGGCGCTATTCCGGCGGCGGCTTTAGCGCTGGTATTTGACGCGGCGCTGGGCGGCGTTCAACGCCTGGCAAGCCGTAAGCGGCGCAGTGTTGGGCTTGGGCTGCTATTGGTATTACCCCTGCTGGCTACGCTCTACTTGCTACCGCGCGCAACGGGCCGATTACAAGCCGGCTTTAGCCCCGAATTTGTAGGCCGGGCCGATGGGCTACCTGGCCTTACGCGCACCTACGGTTTGCGCCGCCTGCCCAGTGTGGTGCTGGCGCCGGCCTTGGTCTACGAAGCAGCACGCAACGCCAACGTCGACGTCATCGACGGCTATTCCACCGACGGCCGGATCAAAGCATACAACCTGCAGGTTCTGCACGACGACCGGCGCGTATTTCCACCCTACTATGCCGCGCCCGTGGTGCGCCCCGAGCTACTGAGCGCGCACCCAGAATTGCGGGCCGTAATCAGCAAACTTGCCGGGCAGCTTTCCGATTCGGTGATGACCGAACTCAACTACCACGTTGACTACCTGCACGAAGAGCCGAAAACCGTAGCCCTAAATTTTTTACGTCGGCGGGGTTTGTGGCGCACCCCTCGTCCGTTGCCAGCCGGCGCTGCTACCGTAAAGCTAGGCTCGAAGATTTTCGCCGAGCAGTACATACTGGCCGAAATGTACGCCGGCCTCATCCGTGGCTATACCGACCTCGACGTGCAAACCAAAACCGGTTTAGGCGGCACCACCATTTGTTTTGAGGCATTGCGCAGCGGCGCCATCGATATGTATCCCGAGTACACCGGCACTGGCCTGCTGGTGCTGCTGCAGCCTACGCCCGCCGTAGTGGACTCGTTGGGTGGCGACGCAGGGGCTGTGCTGCGTTACGTGCGAGCCGGGTTTCAGCGCCGCTACAACTTGGAATGGCTCGCACCGCTCGGCTTCAACAATACGTATGCCTTGCTGATGCGCCGCAAGCAAGCCACGCAGCTCCGTATTGCCTCTATTTCCGACTTAGGAGCGTATTTGCGACAGTAG
- a CDS encoding ABC transporter ATP-binding protein: MSDSQPIIRVRGLRKHYGPHPVVQDVSFDLRVGETLVLLGPSGCGKTTLLKTLNRLVEPDAGTVEVQGQDVRAQRPEELRRGIGYVIQQVGLLPHLTVAENVAVVPKLLGYPAPQIAARTEALLTRLHLPPARYANQYPGQLSGGQQQRVGLARALAADPPIVLLDEPFGALDPITRADIRREFRELDELRLKTVVLVTHDVTEAFELADRIMLLDSGKVQQLGTPRELLFQPANDFVRRFFEAERLTLQLRTLTLDDLLIDLAESSTGISIDYSQSDQSIVHSNVTVQEALERLSAPSTTLHAPSALWIQPVTSEAIGAHNHTLDSTKVATKEALIPVTLPALMAAFGQAVQRLQRP, translated from the coding sequence ATGTCTGATTCTCAACCTATCATCCGGGTCCGTGGCTTACGCAAGCACTACGGGCCGCACCCGGTAGTGCAGGATGTGTCGTTCGACCTAAGAGTCGGCGAAACCCTGGTGCTACTGGGCCCGAGCGGCTGCGGCAAAACCACCTTACTCAAAACGCTCAACCGGCTCGTGGAACCCGACGCGGGCACGGTGGAAGTACAGGGCCAGGATGTGCGCGCCCAGCGGCCTGAAGAACTGCGGCGTGGCATTGGCTACGTCATTCAGCAAGTGGGGCTGCTACCGCACCTCACGGTAGCCGAGAACGTGGCGGTAGTGCCAAAACTACTAGGCTACCCCGCCCCTCAGATAGCCGCTCGTACCGAGGCTCTCCTGACACGCCTGCACCTGCCACCCGCTCGGTATGCTAACCAATATCCGGGGCAGCTTTCGGGGGGACAGCAGCAACGGGTGGGGCTGGCGCGCGCCTTGGCCGCCGACCCGCCCATTGTCCTGCTTGATGAACCCTTCGGGGCCCTCGACCCCATCACCCGGGCCGACATCCGGCGGGAGTTTCGCGAGTTGGATGAACTGCGTTTGAAAACTGTAGTCCTCGTTACCCATGACGTCACCGAAGCCTTCGAGTTAGCCGACCGAATTATGCTGCTTGACAGCGGCAAAGTACAGCAGTTAGGTACGCCGCGGGAGCTGCTGTTTCAACCAGCCAACGACTTCGTTCGACGCTTCTTTGAAGCTGAGCGCCTGACGCTACAACTGCGCACACTGACCCTCGATGACTTGCTCATCGATTTAGCTGAATCATCAACTGGCATTTCTATAGACTATTCACAATCAGATCAAAGTATAGTCCATTCTAATGTTACAGTTCAAGAAGCTTTAGAACGACTAAGTGCTCCATCTACTACCCTGCACGCACCATCAGCACTCTGGATTCAACCAGTGACAAGTGAAGCCATAGGGGCTCATAACCATACTCTAGACAGCACCAAAGTGGCAACTAAAGAGGCTCTAATTCCGGTAACACTGCCTGCGCTGATGGCGGCATTTGGGCAAGCTGTTCAACGTCTCCAACGCCCATGA